A window from Alkalicoccobacillus plakortidis encodes these proteins:
- a CDS encoding glycosyltransferase, with amino-acid sequence MNEKILITTSEIAYNFGGLTKAMLNRCKVFSKQFGVKTQIATFNFDPEYPQIIRSLYQRKYIDNNTTVTNINEFFKERCSSSLVNSKVDIDSVGYSPSTEYQFLQEVKESSTISRFYLNGLYKMYRRKNINGSTILEDYFDERRSRIKRKIYNSESILTKILIFDSVYNKLVQELFLTEEGICYLSKWHEYNPSNETSKIIRIMLFDYVNNKSIEFRNTIDFQHFFLEKLVGEKSTFLIGEARGTDDMTLSFNSPFIYKIYMTHSTHLREPYHFMSTIRLGNRAVLSRLNEVDAIVFLTNLQRDDIKSRYGSRENYFVIPHYSEHILDKPVIPMDHNVTILSRYHKEKRLDIAIKAFEEVVSALPDASLSIYGFGEEKENLEKLIRELGLTRNVFLKPYTENPKQTLENSSISLITSKYEGFAMSVLESLSNGTPVISMDIKYGPSDMIRSGYNGYLIEGDNIKEMSDRIIELLSTKDRLNQFSKNAIESSHHFSEKKFADNWKEMFETIKSQKAMKINVENMDLYLSSVTLERSNLSFEGNVYFLNVKDSEVLSPNIIGKLYDRETKNFIEFPLKVIKISNDNYYIEAHLKIDHFNIKKQCILDISILSEDRNVAFEKRLGYNKAENIIMSTKTINSNFLAVPYFTKDHGNLSIKIENNSQ; translated from the coding sequence ATGAATGAGAAAATTTTAATTACTACATCTGAAATTGCCTATAATTTTGGAGGCCTAACGAAGGCTATGTTAAATAGGTGTAAAGTATTTTCAAAACAATTTGGTGTAAAAACTCAAATAGCCACTTTTAATTTCGATCCGGAATATCCTCAAATCATTAGAAGTTTGTATCAAAGAAAATACATAGATAATAATACAACTGTGACAAATATCAATGAGTTCTTTAAGGAACGTTGTTCGAGTTCACTTGTTAATTCAAAAGTGGATATAGACTCTGTTGGTTATTCACCAAGTACGGAGTATCAGTTTTTACAAGAGGTAAAAGAAAGTTCAACAATAAGTCGCTTTTATCTTAACGGGCTATACAAAATGTATCGAAGAAAAAACATAAATGGTTCTACCATACTAGAAGACTACTTTGATGAAAGACGGTCAAGAATAAAAAGGAAGATTTATAACTCTGAATCAATTCTTACAAAAATACTAATTTTTGATTCGGTTTATAATAAATTAGTTCAGGAACTATTTCTTACTGAAGAAGGAATTTGCTATCTTTCAAAATGGCATGAATATAACCCCAGTAATGAAACTTCAAAAATTATAAGGATAATGCTTTTCGATTACGTAAACAATAAATCTATTGAATTTAGGAATACTATTGATTTTCAACACTTTTTTTTAGAAAAGCTGGTTGGTGAAAAATCAACATTTTTAATAGGTGAAGCTAGAGGGACTGATGATATGACATTATCATTTAATAGCCCTTTTATTTATAAAATATATATGACACACAGTACACATCTAAGAGAACCTTATCATTTTATGTCTACAATACGCTTAGGAAATAGGGCTGTATTATCAAGATTAAATGAAGTTGATGCTATCGTATTTCTGACAAATTTGCAAAGGGATGATATAAAGTCTCGATATGGTTCTCGAGAAAATTATTTTGTAATACCTCATTATAGTGAACACATTTTAGACAAACCAGTGATACCTATGGACCATAATGTAACAATATTATCTAGATATCATAAAGAAAAAAGACTAGATATCGCAATAAAAGCGTTTGAAGAGGTTGTATCTGCTTTGCCGGATGCAAGTCTTTCAATCTATGGATTTGGAGAAGAAAAAGAAAATCTCGAAAAATTGATTCGGGAGTTAGGTTTAACTAGAAACGTGTTTCTTAAACCTTATACTGAAAATCCGAAACAAACACTAGAGAATTCTTCAATTTCTTTAATTACAAGTAAGTATGAAGGTTTTGCAATGAGTGTATTAGAGAGTCTTTCAAATGGTACCCCTGTAATCTCAATGGATATTAAATATGGTCCTTCTGATATGATTAGATCCGGTTACAATGGATATTTGATAGAGGGTGATAATATTAAAGAAATGTCAGACCGCATAATTGAGCTATTAAGTACTAAAGATCGATTAAATCAATTCTCGAAAAATGCTATTGAATCATCTCACCATTTTAGTGAAAAAAAATTCGCAGATAATTGGAAGGAAATGTTTGAAACTATCAAGTCTCAAAAGGCAATGAAGATAAATGTTGAAAATATGGATTTATATTTATCCAGTGTTACTTTAGAACGCTCTAACTTAAGTTTTGAAGGGAATGTTTATTTTTTGAATGTGAAGGACAGTGAAGTATTAAGTCCTAATATTATCGGGAAATTATATGATCGAGAAACGAAAAACTTCATTGAATTCCCATTAAAAGTAATAAAAATTAGTAACGACAATTATTATATTGAGGCTCATTTAAAAATAGATCATTTTAATATTAAAAAACAATGCATATTAGATATTTCAATTTTATCAGAAGATCGTAACGTTGCATTTGAGAAAAGACTTGGCTATAACAAGGCTGAAAATATTATTATGTCAACTAAAACCATAAATTCTAACTTCTTGGCAGTTCCGTATTTTACAAAGGACCACGGTAATCTAAGTATAAAAATTGAGAACAATTCACAATAG
- the nrdE gene encoding class 1b ribonucleoside-diphosphate reductase subunit alpha, translated as MLLQKQNSIPRWVELNNQIMIRKEGQFQFDKDLEAVHSYFVDYINQNTVFFHDLEEKIKYLVENDYYEEHIIDMYTMEDIKEVYQLAYEKKFRFPSFMSAFKFYNDYALKTNDKKKILERYEDRISIVALFFAKGDTAKAKQYVETMINQEYQPSTPSFLNAGRKRRGELVSCFLLEVNDSLNDISKAIDISMQLSKLGGGVSLNLSKLRAKGEAIKDVENATKGVVGVMKLLDNAFRYADQMGQRQGSGAAYLNVFHSDINDFLDTRKISADEDVRVKTLSIGVVIPDKFVELAREDKDGYVFYPHTVYKEYGVHMDEMDMDEMYEQLVNNPNVRKDKMNPRRLLQKLAILRSESGYPYIMFADNVNKAHANNHISKVKFSNLCSEVLQASQVSSYGDYNEEDDIGLDISCNLGSINIMNVMKNRSLEQTVAIATDSLTHVSETTNIPNAPAVLRANNAMRSIGLGAMNLHGYLAQNQIAYESEEARDFANTFFMMMNFYSIKRSNEIAERTGQTYYEFEGSTYADGSYFTKYVTKDYSPKFENIAALFEGMNVPTKEDWAELAENVKKHGLYHSYRLCIAPTGSISYVQSSTASVMPIMERMEERTYGNSKTYYPMPGLAPTNWFFYKEAYDMDMFKVVDMISTIQEHVDQGISFTLFLKDTMTTRDLNRIDLYAHHKGIKTIYYARTKDTGQEGCLSCVV; from the coding sequence ATGCTACTACAAAAACAAAACAGCATTCCACGATGGGTTGAATTAAACAATCAGATTATGATTCGTAAAGAAGGTCAATTCCAATTTGATAAAGATTTAGAGGCCGTACATAGTTATTTTGTTGATTACATCAACCAAAATACGGTCTTCTTTCATGATCTTGAAGAAAAGATCAAATATCTAGTAGAAAATGATTATTATGAAGAGCACATTATTGATATGTACACGATGGAAGATATTAAAGAAGTCTACCAATTGGCTTATGAGAAAAAATTCCGCTTTCCTTCATTTATGAGTGCATTTAAGTTCTATAACGACTATGCGCTTAAAACGAATGACAAAAAGAAGATTCTTGAACGCTATGAGGATCGCATTTCGATCGTTGCGTTATTTTTTGCAAAAGGTGACACAGCGAAGGCAAAACAATATGTTGAAACAATGATTAATCAAGAGTATCAACCAAGTACGCCTTCTTTCTTAAATGCTGGTCGTAAGCGTCGTGGGGAGCTTGTTAGTTGTTTCCTTCTTGAAGTAAATGATTCACTAAATGATATCTCAAAAGCGATTGATATTTCTATGCAGCTATCAAAGCTTGGTGGCGGAGTATCTCTTAATCTTTCGAAGCTTCGTGCAAAGGGTGAAGCGATCAAAGATGTTGAGAATGCGACTAAAGGTGTTGTAGGTGTAATGAAGCTTCTTGATAATGCCTTCCGTTATGCGGATCAAATGGGGCAGCGTCAAGGTTCAGGAGCAGCGTATCTTAACGTTTTCCATAGTGACATTAACGATTTCCTTGATACTCGTAAAATCTCAGCGGATGAGGATGTACGTGTTAAGACGTTATCAATCGGTGTTGTGATTCCAGATAAATTTGTAGAACTTGCACGTGAGGATAAGGATGGCTATGTCTTCTACCCACACACTGTTTACAAAGAGTACGGAGTTCATATGGATGAAATGGATATGGACGAGATGTATGAACAACTTGTTAATAATCCTAACGTTCGTAAGGATAAGATGAATCCTCGTCGTCTGTTGCAGAAGCTAGCAATCTTGCGTTCTGAATCGGGTTATCCATACATCATGTTTGCAGACAATGTAAACAAAGCACATGCTAACAATCATATTAGTAAAGTGAAATTCTCTAATCTTTGCTCTGAAGTGCTTCAAGCGTCTCAAGTATCTTCTTATGGAGATTACAATGAAGAAGATGACATCGGTCTTGATATTTCTTGTAACCTTGGCTCAATTAATATCATGAACGTAATGAAGAACAGGTCTCTTGAACAAACTGTTGCGATTGCAACAGATTCGTTAACGCATGTATCAGAGACAACAAACATCCCTAATGCACCAGCTGTGCTTCGAGCGAATAATGCTATGCGTTCGATTGGTCTTGGCGCGATGAACCTTCACGGATACCTGGCTCAGAATCAGATTGCGTATGAAAGCGAAGAAGCACGTGACTTTGCAAATACCTTTTTCATGATGATGAACTTCTATTCGATAAAACGTTCAAATGAAATTGCCGAAAGAACAGGACAAACCTATTACGAGTTTGAAGGATCGACTTATGCAGATGGAAGCTATTTCACAAAATACGTAACAAAAGACTATTCTCCTAAGTTTGAGAATATCGCGGCACTCTTTGAGGGCATGAATGTTCCAACAAAAGAGGACTGGGCAGAGCTTGCTGAGAACGTTAAAAAGCATGGCCTATATCACAGCTATCGCCTATGTATTGCACCAACAGGTTCTATCTCGTATGTTCAATCTAGTACTGCTTCTGTTATGCCGATTATGGAGCGTATGGAAGAACGAACTTACGGAAACAGTAAAACCTACTATCCAATGCCAGGACTTGCTCCGACAAACTGGTTCTTCTATAAAGAAGCGTATGACATGGATATGTTTAAAGTAGTAGACATGATCTCAACCATTCAAGAGCACGTGGATCAAGGAATTAGCTTCACGTTATTCTTGAAGGACACGATGACTACACGTGATTTGAACCGCATTGACTTATATGCACATCACAAAGGTATCAAAACGATCTACTATGCACGAACTAAAGATACTGGACAAGAAGGATGCCTTTCTTGTGTCGTTTAA
- the nrdF gene encoding class 1b ribonucleoside-diphosphate reductase subunit beta gives MNRVFDAANWSKHEDDFTQMFYSQNVKQFWLPEEVALNGDLLTWKYLDDAEKDAYMKVLAGLTLLDTEQGNTGMPIIADHVEGHQRKAVLNFMAMMENAVHAKSYSNIFMTLATTEKINEAFDWVTENRFLQKKAQMIVGLYEDIKEGDDISLFKGMVASVYLESFLFYSGFYYPLYFYGQGKLMQSGEIINLILRDEAIHGVYIGLLAQEIYNKQTPEVQLELQAFSLDLLKKLYENELAYTEDVYDQVGLSYDVKKFIRYNANKALMNLGFDAYFEEEEINPIILNGLDTKTKSHDFFSMKGNGYKKATVEPVRDDDFIFETQE, from the coding sequence ATGAACAGAGTATTTGACGCAGCAAACTGGTCAAAACATGAGGATGACTTTACCCAAATGTTTTATAGCCAGAATGTGAAGCAATTCTGGCTACCAGAAGAAGTAGCCTTAAACGGGGACCTTCTAACGTGGAAGTACCTTGATGATGCGGAAAAAGACGCATATATGAAGGTGCTGGCAGGATTAACATTACTAGATACAGAGCAAGGGAACACAGGTATGCCAATCATTGCTGATCATGTTGAAGGGCATCAACGTAAAGCAGTACTTAACTTCATGGCGATGATGGAGAATGCTGTTCACGCCAAGTCATACAGTAATATTTTTATGACTCTAGCTACAACCGAAAAAATTAATGAAGCCTTTGATTGGGTAACAGAAAATCGTTTCCTACAAAAGAAAGCTCAAATGATTGTTGGCTTGTACGAGGATATTAAAGAAGGAGACGACATTTCTCTATTTAAAGGAATGGTTGCTTCCGTTTACCTTGAGAGCTTCCTTTTCTACAGTGGCTTCTACTATCCACTTTATTTCTATGGTCAAGGAAAGTTGATGCAAAGCGGCGAAATTATTAACCTTATCCTACGTGATGAAGCGATCCACGGTGTATACATAGGTTTACTTGCTCAAGAAATCTACAATAAACAAACACCAGAAGTACAGCTTGAGTTACAAGCCTTTTCACTAGATCTGCTGAAGAAACTATATGAGAATGAGCTTGCCTACACAGAGGATGTCTATGATCAGGTTGGCTTATCCTATGACGTGAAGAAGTTTATTCGCTACAATGCCAACAAAGCGTTAATGAACCTAGGCTTTGACGCCTACTTTGAAGAAGAAGAAATTAATCCAATCATCTTAAATGGACTTGATACCAAAACAAAGTCTCATGATTTCTTCTCCATGAAAGGTAATGGCTATAAGAAAGCAACAGTAGAACCTGTACGAGATGACGACTTTATTTTTGAAACGCAAGAGTAG
- a CDS encoding sunset domain-containing protein, whose product MNTTKPKLISKYIIVAMFSLLLILSGCGDASNVSAGPSLDELQSLTQEQEKQVSDLQEENDQLKSELLEAENKITELEEELISQESIEELEDKVAKNEEEIDVLTKNNDELKNVNESLNEEKKELSEQISSLESDKEDLKEEIQTKETELEEATATAQQTTKSDQTSQSDTEEQASCDIKGSENGIYHVPGSTYYERTKNVAQYFCSETEAENAGYRAPKK is encoded by the coding sequence ATGAACACAACTAAACCAAAATTGATTTCGAAATACATAATTGTTGCTATGTTTAGTTTGCTGTTAATTTTAAGTGGATGTGGTGATGCTTCAAATGTGTCAGCAGGACCGAGTTTAGATGAATTACAGTCCTTAACGCAGGAGCAGGAGAAACAGGTATCAGATTTACAGGAAGAAAATGATCAACTGAAATCAGAATTGCTTGAAGCAGAAAACAAGATAACTGAACTTGAAGAAGAGTTAATAAGTCAAGAATCCATTGAGGAACTAGAAGACAAAGTTGCTAAAAACGAAGAAGAAATTGATGTCCTTACAAAAAACAATGATGAACTGAAAAATGTGAATGAGAGTTTAAACGAGGAGAAGAAAGAGTTATCAGAACAAATCTCCTCACTTGAGAGTGATAAAGAAGATTTAAAAGAAGAGATTCAAACGAAAGAAACGGAGCTTGAAGAGGCAACTGCAACTGCTCAGCAGACTACTAAGTCAGACCAAACAAGCCAAAGCGATACGGAAGAACAAGCCAGCTGTGATATAAAAGGGAGCGAAAATGGTATTTACCACGTTCCCGGAAGCACTTATTATGAGAGAACAAAGAATGTAGCTCAATACTTCTGTTCTGAAACTGAAGCAGAAAATGCAGGATATCGAGCGCCTAAAAAGTAA
- a CDS encoding M20/M25/M40 family metallo-hydrolase, with amino-acid sequence MLWNQARVDGSLVSSRRGGGLYSIEVKGQAAHSGIEPEKGRSAIEELSHKTIKLHALSDHENGISVNVGLISGGSSVNTVAPTAKAEVDIRISKMDQADPLAEKIKEICATPDVEGTSIILKGGITRPPMEKNSQTIELLDTIKSVGEEIGLPITDISTGGGSDASFTSAMGIATVDGLGPKGGNQHNEGEYLEIDTLVERAELLAAVIERLAEN; translated from the coding sequence TTGTTATGGAACCAAGCAAGAGTAGACGGTTCTCTGGTCTCCTCACGAAGAGGAGGAGGGCTATATTCGATAGAAGTAAAAGGACAAGCGGCACATTCCGGCATTGAACCTGAAAAAGGTCGTAGCGCGATTGAAGAGCTTTCACATAAAACCATTAAGCTTCATGCACTCTCGGATCATGAAAATGGAATTAGTGTCAATGTTGGTTTGATTAGTGGAGGTTCCTCGGTGAATACAGTTGCCCCAACGGCCAAAGCTGAGGTAGATATCCGAATCTCAAAAATGGACCAAGCAGATCCACTAGCTGAAAAAATAAAAGAAATCTGTGCAACTCCAGATGTAGAGGGCACATCTATTATTCTTAAAGGTGGCATCACAAGACCCCCAATGGAGAAAAATAGCCAAACAATTGAACTGCTTGATACGATTAAGTCGGTAGGAGAAGAGATTGGACTACCGATTACCGATATCTCGACGGGTGGAGGCTCCGATGCTTCTTTCACTTCGGCGATGGGGATCGCCACTGTTGATGGACTAGGACCAAAAGGCGGTAACCAACATAATGAGGGCGAGTATTTGGAGATTGATACACTAGTAGAAAGAGCTGAATTGTTGGCTGCAGTAATAGAGCGATTAGCAGAGAATTAG